In the Nitrospinota bacterium genome, one interval contains:
- the efp gene encoding elongation factor P, with protein MVSFVNGNGLRPGYVIKVKGDLYRVMTADHRTPGKGKACMQAKLRKLKDGTQTEIKFRADEAVERAEMEQVEMEYLYDDPAGLCFMNCETYEQTFLEEKVIGDDKAFLLPNAKVIIEFCDDSPVGVSFPEAVELKVTDTEPPLKGATASGSGKPATLETGLVVTVPQFIQIGEVVRVSTTSREYLERAKK; from the coding sequence ATGGTTTCTTTTGTTAATGGTAACGGGCTTCGACCCGGTTATGTAATTAAAGTTAAGGGTGATTTGTATCGAGTCATGACGGCCGACCATCGAACCCCTGGAAAAGGAAAAGCCTGCATGCAGGCCAAGCTTAGAAAACTAAAAGATGGAACGCAAACAGAAATTAAGTTTCGTGCTGATGAAGCGGTTGAACGGGCCGAAATGGAGCAGGTGGAGATGGAATATCTTTACGATGACCCTGCGGGGTTATGTTTTATGAATTGTGAAACTTACGAGCAGACATTTCTGGAAGAAAAAGTTATCGGTGATGATAAAGCGTTTCTTTTACCGAATGCCAAGGTGATCATTGAGTTTTGTGATGACAGCCCTGTTGGTGTCAGTTTCCCTGAGGCTGTTGAACTTAAAGTAACCGATACAGAACCTCCTTTGAAAGGAGCTACCGCTTCCGGGTCTGGGAAACCCGCGACCCTCGAAACAGGATTGGTTGTGACCGTGCCGCAGTTTATCCAAATAGGTGAGGTGGTTCGTGTATCGACCACATCAAGAGAGTATCTTGAGCGAGCGAAAAAATAA
- a CDS encoding radical SAM protein — translation MNIILNSYCNLTCNYCFADEYMEETVKTPGKSMEYDYFQNEFLPKIKNAPIINFMGGEPTLHPQFVEILQNTYDDILPYSHLSVFTNGLMPDKVLDLLLKIASPSGAISKNVNFAILLNWQTMENISEKNHARCREVAERMLRVNGYSVTFSINLYSKDQELEQQCEEIDQIYQKAGLPRDKQYKIRVSPAFPIIGGEANTYLPIRDFPKVGKKMLNIMEKFPQLCFRFDCSLPPCFLDEISEDQFSFTDRFYFHGNKQLPPTEEWNRNEFYFGCADGSPMDIDAKGDCFNCFPFHNLKLGNVSEFKEVNSIAMAKMGAKFLNTVFEKTEAKEPCRSCPHYMVRCSSGCFAYNFVGESGEKIQTTEQQTITQK, via the coding sequence GTGAATATCATCTTAAACAGTTATTGCAATCTAACATGCAATTACTGTTTTGCAGACGAATATATGGAAGAGACGGTGAAGACACCTGGGAAATCCATGGAGTACGATTACTTCCAGAACGAGTTCCTGCCTAAAATCAAAAACGCACCAATTATCAATTTTATGGGTGGGGAACCAACCCTGCACCCTCAATTCGTAGAAATATTGCAAAACACTTATGATGATATTCTTCCCTATTCTCATCTCAGCGTTTTCACAAATGGGTTGATGCCGGACAAAGTTCTTGACCTGTTGTTAAAAATAGCCAGTCCCAGTGGCGCTATCAGTAAAAATGTGAATTTTGCCATTCTTTTAAACTGGCAAACAATGGAAAATATTTCAGAAAAAAATCATGCCCGATGCCGGGAAGTTGCTGAACGTATGTTGCGCGTCAACGGTTACAGTGTCACATTCAGCATCAACCTGTACTCTAAAGACCAGGAGCTTGAACAGCAATGCGAAGAGATCGACCAGATTTACCAGAAGGCAGGCCTGCCTCGTGACAAGCAATATAAAATCCGGGTCAGCCCCGCTTTCCCGATTATAGGAGGAGAAGCTAACACCTATCTTCCCATACGGGACTTCCCAAAAGTCGGAAAAAAAATGCTGAACATCATGGAGAAGTTTCCACAATTGTGCTTTCGCTTCGATTGCTCTCTTCCACCGTGCTTTCTTGATGAAATCAGTGAAGATCAGTTTTCTTTCACCGATCGTTTTTATTTTCACGGCAACAAACAGTTACCGCCAACAGAAGAATGGAACCGAAACGAGTTCTATTTCGGATGCGCGGATGGAAGTCCTATGGATATCGACGCGAAGGGCGACTGCTTCAATTGCTTTCCCTTTCACAACCTGAAGTTGGGGAATGTATCGGAGTTTAAAGAGGTGAACTCCATTGCCATGGCTAAAATGGGAGCAAAGTTTCTGAACACGGTTTTTGAGAAGACTGAAGCGAAAGAACCCTGCAGGTCCTGCCCACACTATATGGTGAGATGCTCAAGCGGCTGCTTTGCTTATAATTTTGTCGGGGAAAGCGGCGAAAAGATACAGACAACAGAGCAACAAACCATTACCCAGAAATAA
- a CDS encoding class I SAM-dependent methyltransferase, which yields MKCPLCNSSAHFLISGENREYWLCSVCRAIFVPEGFHIPREEEVKRYLQHENSIDNDGYVQMFQNKINILKDYDIQSALDYGCGYEPVLKTLLEKEGIHTTGYDPNFFPDTCLDSFYDLVISTETFEHLRNPAEELERVSSKVKPGGYLAIMTRFYPNEENAFSDWYYKRDPTHIIFYCSQTFEWIAEKTGFKLIFNNEHDFVVLNNSLSREAGSNLVP from the coding sequence ATGAAATGCCCACTATGTAATTCTTCAGCCCATTTCCTCATCAGCGGAGAAAACCGTGAATACTGGCTCTGTTCAGTGTGTCGGGCTATATTTGTGCCTGAAGGCTTTCACATTCCCAGGGAAGAAGAGGTTAAACGGTATTTACAACATGAAAACAGTATTGACAATGATGGCTATGTACAAATGTTTCAGAATAAGATTAATATCCTTAAAGACTATGACATTCAATCAGCGCTGGATTATGGCTGCGGTTATGAACCGGTATTGAAAACCCTGCTGGAGAAAGAAGGGATTCATACAACTGGATACGATCCAAACTTTTTCCCGGATACATGTCTGGATTCATTTTACGATCTTGTCATCTCCACAGAAACCTTTGAGCATCTTAGAAATCCCGCTGAAGAATTAGAGCGTGTATCCAGCAAAGTGAAACCTGGGGGATATCTCGCAATCATGACCAGGTTTTACCCAAATGAAGAAAACGCTTTTTCAGACTGGTATTATAAACGCGACCCAACCCATATTATTTTTTACTGCTCCCAGACCTTTGAGTGGATTGCGGAAAAAACGGGATTCAAATTGATCTTCAACAATGAACACGATTTTGTGGTATTAAATAACTCTCTATCGAGAGAAGCTGGTAGCAATCTAGTCCCTTAG
- a CDS encoding c-type cytochrome: MWGLSVKSCAVLLLVLFSAPSIIRAEDDVFAQKIINSQCKNCHRFEGKPTSKFELKAPDLIWSGVKYQRAWLRRWLIGQEDNLYPNSYRWDKLRFSGKHMVLMKEEAEAIASYMEKTYKDPRIKKSFVDMSTFTEMEAALGAKIYRQYSCLACHQIKDGEDKKIGGPISVDLFNAGNRYTLDWWTRFAQNPQDFTPHSGEYLADISTRKARQIIGYVMTLGVKDFKFFEPWKTTAFKNADVKRGAKVYKEYCVQCHGPQGQGDGPGAKGLDPKPAVHADLPLSDYPEDYLYNLIFYGGKSVGKSPNMPDWGLTLSEQSLADVIAYLRSTFKG, from the coding sequence ATGTGGGGATTGTCAGTTAAATCTTGTGCAGTTTTGTTGCTTGTTTTATTTTCAGCACCTTCAATTATTCGAGCCGAAGATGATGTGTTTGCACAAAAAATAATTAATAGTCAGTGCAAAAACTGTCACAGATTTGAAGGGAAACCGACCTCTAAGTTTGAGCTGAAAGCCCCTGACTTGATTTGGAGTGGTGTAAAATATCAGCGCGCATGGTTACGCCGTTGGTTGATTGGTCAGGAAGATAACCTCTATCCAAATAGTTATCGTTGGGATAAATTGAGATTCTCCGGTAAACATATGGTTCTGATGAAAGAAGAAGCCGAGGCGATTGCCAGCTATATGGAAAAGACTTACAAAGACCCTCGAATCAAAAAAAGTTTTGTCGACATGTCAACTTTCACCGAAATGGAAGCCGCTCTAGGGGCGAAAATTTACCGGCAATACTCGTGCCTGGCTTGCCATCAGATTAAGGACGGCGAAGATAAGAAAATAGGAGGCCCGATCAGTGTTGACCTATTCAATGCGGGTAACCGTTATACGTTGGATTGGTGGACCCGGTTTGCACAAAATCCTCAGGACTTCACCCCACATAGCGGGGAATATCTGGCTGATATCAGCACTCGTAAAGCACGTCAAATTATTGGTTATGTCATGACACTTGGTGTGAAGGACTTTAAATTTTTTGAGCCCTGGAAAACAACTGCTTTCAAAAATGCTGACGTAAAGCGTGGTGCGAAAGTTTACAAAGAATATTGTGTGCAGTGTCATGGTCCGCAAGGTCAGGGAGATGGGCCGGGCGCAAAAGGGTTAGACCCAAAGCCTGCTGTACATGCAGACCTTCCTCTCTCTGATTACCCGGAGGATTATTTATATAATCTGATTTTTTACGGAGGAAAGAGTGTGGGCAAATCTCCCAATATGCCGGACTGGGGTTTAACATTGTCCGAACAAAGCCTGGCCGATGTAATTGCTTATCTCCGCTCCACCTTCAAAGGCTAA
- a CDS encoding polysaccharide biosynthesis protein: protein MSSFHKFIANIGWTTLGKTGVQIILFLISIVLTRYLGKERLGDYATLLVIPVFVRLLTSFGFETLINKKLPELGINDPSGSEGRFLVSRLLVLRFLTGGIFCFLIYHLLSYYLDFIDKPGLIEFRWALIFYFFVINVDSILSTLFMTLLRFKALAKIETFGAFLNLVFLLLFIRLDYGIYAVLYSYIISVAITSVVYLVLAKDQYLGSVKKPEWDDMGHLAWVSYGISFLSFGLMTQSDVLLMNFFKVGRADIGLYHLATGLSASMAFLLAGVAPMALSLFSETYAKEGTNSLGNLFCQIVGFASYLTIPVYIFCILNSSYLIEFIYGSEFLEGTGALAAYATFAGIQTALGINFTVSTLYVIRHRDVAMRSTAESSILNIVLNLVLIPSLGMMGAIVATGSSMVYMVIRQLKVISSEMDIAPVFSIIGRCFLFCLIASAPPLILSGFDKGHLLINLPVYLISFVVLLFLAKPFNDEQRQFVVNVYPQLDSWSKWFFRSPGN, encoded by the coding sequence TTGTCCTCATTTCATAAATTCATAGCAAATATTGGTTGGACTACCTTGGGGAAAACTGGAGTCCAGATAATTTTGTTTTTGATTTCCATAGTGCTGACACGCTATCTCGGCAAGGAGCGATTGGGAGACTACGCCACTCTTTTAGTCATTCCAGTATTTGTCAGGTTGTTGACATCGTTTGGTTTCGAAACGCTGATAAATAAAAAATTGCCCGAACTCGGCATCAATGATCCCTCGGGATCTGAAGGGCGTTTTCTGGTTAGCAGGTTGTTGGTTCTCAGGTTTTTGACCGGTGGAATCTTTTGTTTTCTGATTTATCACTTACTGTCCTACTACCTTGACTTTATAGATAAACCGGGGTTGATCGAGTTTCGTTGGGCTTTGATATTCTATTTCTTTGTCATAAACGTGGACTCTATATTGAGCACTTTGTTCATGACCTTGCTTCGGTTTAAGGCGTTAGCAAAAATAGAAACTTTTGGGGCCTTCTTGAACCTGGTTTTTTTATTGCTGTTTATACGTTTGGATTATGGAATTTATGCGGTTCTTTACTCTTATATTATTTCAGTCGCCATAACGAGTGTGGTCTATCTGGTTCTGGCAAAAGATCAATATTTAGGATCTGTAAAGAAACCCGAATGGGATGACATGGGGCACCTCGCATGGGTGTCTTATGGGATTAGTTTTTTAAGCTTTGGATTAATGACCCAAAGCGACGTCCTGCTGATGAATTTTTTTAAAGTGGGCCGTGCTGATATCGGCTTGTATCACCTGGCTACAGGACTTAGTGCGTCAATGGCTTTCCTCCTTGCTGGCGTGGCTCCTATGGCGCTATCACTGTTTTCAGAAACCTATGCAAAGGAAGGAACGAATAGCCTTGGAAACCTTTTTTGCCAGATTGTTGGGTTCGCCTCTTACCTGACGATTCCCGTATACATATTCTGCATCCTGAACTCTTCCTACTTAATCGAATTTATATATGGTTCTGAATTTTTAGAGGGAACAGGTGCATTGGCAGCGTATGCCACTTTTGCTGGGATACAAACTGCATTGGGAATCAACTTCACCGTTTCTACTTTATATGTTATCCGTCATCGAGATGTGGCAATGCGGTCCACCGCTGAGAGCAGCATTCTTAATATTGTTTTGAACCTGGTGTTGATTCCCTCACTAGGCATGATGGGGGCCATAGTGGCGACAGGTTCTTCGATGGTTTATATGGTTATACGGCAGTTGAAAGTCATTTCTTCAGAAATGGATATTGCACCTGTTTTTTCCATTATTGGCCGTTGTTTTTTGTTTTGCCTGATAGCTTCTGCGCCACCATTAATTTTATCAGGATTTGATAAAGGGCATTTGTTGATTAACCTGCCTGTATATCTGATATCGTTTGTTGTGCTTCTCTTTTTAGCAAAGCCTTTTAATGATGAACAACGCCAGTTTGTCGTCAATGTATACCCACAGCTGGACAGTTGGTCCAAGTGGTTTTTTCGATCTCCAGGGAATTGA
- the ettA gene encoding energy-dependent translational throttle protein EttA, protein MAGEYIFTMQDLIKRYGRNEVLNGINLSFYHGAKIGIVGENGSGKSTILKIMAGEDQDFEGRAQPLKGTTIGFLPQEPVLDNDKTVRENVEQAFGEIKKMIEEFNEVSAKMAEPMSDDEMEKAMEKMGRLQDQIDAVDGWELDRQVEVAMDALVLPADDQKAGTLSGGEARRVALCKLLLQKPDMILLDEPTNHLDAETVQWLEDTLANYPGNVIVSTHDRYFLDNITKWILELESGKGRPFEGNYSSWLEQKAEILRRREKSASTLQKRLEKELQWLRETPGARRKHNKGRINEYEKLSARKVDMEDNTLEIQIAPGPQLGEQVIEVDTLSKGYQKDDPIIKDLTFSVPRGAVVGLIGPNGAGKTTLFRMIAGEEQPDSGALKLGSTVELSYVDQHRHDLGPDNTVFEEITGGTEHIEIAGKTVVSRAYVGRFNFKGPDQQKKVGELSGGERNRVHLAKLLRRGGNVLLLDEPTNDLDVTTLRNLENAIMDFSGCVLVISHDRFFLDRICTHLLVFEGNSKVRWFDGNFEEYQEKRKQELGGREENKRSKYKKLTIHK, encoded by the coding sequence ATGGCAGGAGAATATATTTTTACAATGCAGGACCTGATAAAACGTTACGGACGCAACGAGGTTCTAAACGGTATCAACCTCAGTTTTTATCATGGCGCAAAAATAGGAATCGTCGGAGAAAACGGATCGGGCAAATCCACTATCCTTAAAATCATGGCTGGAGAAGACCAGGATTTTGAAGGACGTGCCCAGCCTTTAAAGGGAACCACCATAGGGTTTCTGCCTCAAGAACCGGTTCTGGACAATGATAAAACGGTCCGTGAAAATGTCGAGCAGGCTTTTGGCGAAATCAAAAAAATGATCGAAGAATTCAACGAAGTCAGCGCAAAAATGGCCGAACCCATGTCGGATGATGAGATGGAAAAGGCTATGGAAAAAATGGGCCGGCTTCAGGACCAGATTGACGCCGTCGATGGCTGGGAACTGGACCGGCAGGTAGAGGTGGCGATGGACGCCCTCGTGCTTCCCGCCGATGACCAGAAAGCCGGTACCTTGTCCGGAGGTGAAGCCCGCCGGGTTGCCCTTTGCAAACTTCTCCTGCAAAAACCGGACATGATCCTTCTTGATGAACCCACCAACCATCTGGACGCTGAGACCGTGCAATGGCTGGAAGATACCCTCGCCAATTATCCCGGCAACGTCATCGTTTCCACACACGACCGATACTTTCTCGACAATATCACCAAGTGGATTCTCGAACTGGAAAGTGGAAAAGGCAGACCGTTTGAAGGCAATTACAGTTCCTGGCTGGAACAAAAGGCTGAAATCTTGAGGCGTCGTGAAAAGTCGGCTTCGACACTGCAGAAACGTTTGGAAAAAGAGCTGCAATGGTTGAGAGAAACACCCGGAGCACGACGCAAACACAATAAAGGGCGGATCAATGAATACGAAAAACTTTCCGCACGCAAAGTGGATATGGAAGACAACACTTTGGAAATCCAGATCGCTCCCGGCCCGCAACTCGGCGAACAAGTCATCGAGGTCGATACGCTCAGTAAAGGCTACCAAAAGGATGACCCCATCATCAAAGACCTGACTTTCTCGGTACCACGCGGAGCAGTTGTCGGACTGATCGGGCCTAACGGCGCTGGTAAAACCACCTTGTTCCGCATGATCGCCGGAGAGGAACAGCCTGATTCGGGAGCCCTCAAACTTGGTTCCACCGTAGAACTGTCTTACGTTGACCAGCACCGTCATGACCTGGGCCCTGACAACACGGTGTTCGAGGAAATCACCGGCGGCACCGAGCACATTGAAATTGCCGGGAAAACGGTCGTATCAAGAGCCTATGTCGGGAGGTTTAATTTCAAAGGTCCGGATCAACAGAAAAAAGTGGGCGAGCTTTCCGGGGGTGAGCGCAACCGGGTCCACCTTGCAAAACTTCTTAGGAGGGGCGGTAACGTCCTGCTCCTTGATGAGCCCACCAACGACCTGGACGTAACCACCTTGCGCAACCTTGAAAACGCCATTATGGATTTTAGCGGATGCGTGCTGGTGATAAGCCATGATCGTTTTTTTCTCGACCGGATCTGCACCCACCTTCTGGTCTTTGAAGGAAACAGTAAGGTGAGATGGTTTGATGGGAACTTCGAAGAGTATCAGGAAAAACGCAAACAGGAACTGGGTGGACGAGAAGAGAACAAACGCTCCAAATACAAGAAGCTCACCATTCACAAATAA
- a CDS encoding cytochrome c, with amino-acid sequence MWRFLLLVILLFFVGVPLAYADHESTKAECPQIRKTPQAPAKFLKMVNPLEVTEKRIKKGKSLYQVKSSPLQCKHCHGGNGDGTGHMGLQANPPARNFSCSETMRNISDGQMFWAIKNGIPGTSMPAYPDLENWKIWVLIHYIRQFSS; translated from the coding sequence ATGTGGCGATTTTTATTGTTGGTTATCTTGCTATTTTTTGTTGGAGTGCCATTGGCCTATGCAGACCATGAGTCTACTAAGGCCGAGTGCCCTCAAATTAGAAAAACACCTCAGGCTCCAGCAAAGTTTTTGAAAATGGTCAACCCTTTGGAGGTTACAGAAAAAAGAATAAAAAAAGGGAAATCACTTTATCAGGTAAAATCATCCCCTCTTCAATGCAAGCATTGTCATGGTGGTAATGGAGACGGAACTGGGCATATGGGGTTGCAAGCCAACCCTCCAGCGCGAAACTTCTCCTGTTCTGAAACCATGCGAAATATCTCCGACGGGCAGATGTTCTGGGCCATCAAAAATGGCATACCTGGAACCTCAATGCCTGCCTACCCGGATCTGGAAAACTGGAAAATCTGGGTACTGATACACTATATTCGCCAGTTCAGTTCGTAA
- a CDS encoding class I SAM-dependent methyltransferase, translating to MMFGLKEEFSYFQCSECQCLQIEEFPSDMSTYYKQNYYSLTQSPESLYPNIFETWARKNRDRYAVLNEGIWGRIISLVHPAESDMACLSQVNLNRKSRIVDIGCGTGFLLYFLKEAGFENVLGIEPNLEKDLKYSNGLIIRKAQVHDLDEEQDLFMFHHSFEHLPDPIETLATVHRLLPVGGGCMIRVPLVSSEAWEKFGINWVQLDAPRHFFLYSLDSLNILAKKTGFEIQDVVYDSDEFQFWGSQQYLNDIPLMAENSYGRNPAKAIFSKEDINSFKKMAEDLNAVSRGDQAAIYMVKS from the coding sequence ATGATGTTCGGATTGAAAGAGGAATTTTCTTATTTTCAGTGTTCAGAATGCCAGTGTCTGCAGATTGAAGAATTTCCATCAGACATGTCAACTTACTACAAGCAGAATTATTATAGCCTCACTCAAAGTCCTGAAAGTTTATACCCGAATATTTTTGAAACCTGGGCCAGAAAAAATAGAGACCGCTACGCGGTTTTGAACGAAGGAATATGGGGCAGGATAATAAGCCTGGTACATCCAGCGGAGTCAGACATGGCCTGTTTGTCTCAAGTGAATTTGAACCGTAAAAGCAGAATCGTTGATATAGGCTGCGGGACAGGCTTTCTACTCTATTTCCTTAAGGAAGCCGGGTTTGAAAATGTATTGGGCATAGAACCAAATCTTGAAAAGGATTTGAAGTATTCTAATGGTCTGATTATTAGAAAAGCCCAGGTGCATGACCTGGATGAAGAGCAGGATCTATTCATGTTCCACCATTCTTTTGAGCACTTGCCTGACCCGATAGAAACTCTTGCAACGGTTCACAGGCTATTGCCTGTCGGTGGTGGGTGTATGATCAGGGTTCCTCTGGTTTCGTCAGAAGCCTGGGAAAAATTTGGAATCAATTGGGTCCAGCTGGATGCCCCCAGGCATTTCTTTTTATACTCTTTGGACAGCCTGAATATTCTTGCCAAAAAAACCGGATTTGAAATTCAAGACGTTGTTTATGATTCTGATGAATTTCAGTTCTGGGGGAGCCAGCAATACCTGAATGATATACCATTGATGGCAGAAAATTCGTATGGGAGGAATCCTGCCAAGGCAATATTTTCCAAGGAAGATATAAACAGCTTCAAAAAGATGGCTGAAGACCTAAACGCTGTTTCACGGGGCGATCAGGCCGCTATTTATATGGTGAAAAGCTAA
- a CDS encoding cytochrome c: MNLLTMRTIHLIITGVFVLLLTGYTFAFHLDKYAPRVPSELLEELQDMDNPFPSTPDRIEAGQEIYFGKGQCVTCHNVNGKGMKRPGHAPRDFTDRNWQETRTDGELMWVLRNGSPGTEMPVRVGKVITEEEGWNVIAYIRTFYQIEGISDE; encoded by the coding sequence ATGAACCTCTTAACTATGCGAACCATTCATTTGATCATAACAGGGGTTTTTGTGCTCTTACTGACGGGTTATACTTTTGCCTTTCATCTGGATAAATATGCCCCAAGGGTTCCATCTGAATTGTTAGAAGAACTTCAGGATATGGATAATCCTTTTCCCTCTACACCTGATCGTATAGAGGCTGGACAGGAAATATATTTTGGCAAGGGGCAATGTGTCACCTGTCATAACGTCAATGGAAAAGGAATGAAGCGTCCTGGCCATGCGCCCAGAGATTTCACGGATCGCAACTGGCAGGAAACTAGGACCGATGGCGAACTCATGTGGGTGTTGAGAAACGGGAGTCCGGGTACAGAAATGCCGGTTCGGGTGGGAAAAGTTATCACTGAGGAGGAAGGATGGAATGTGATTGCTTACATCCGCACGTTTTATCAAATTGAAGGCATATCAGATGAATAA
- a CDS encoding DUF1566 domain-containing protein: MNMSSRTISKITLSFFVLFFSFNAWADGLPGKKPVSQSADKRFFNYADGTTLDNKTGLLWMTQDYWQKEAKWVNWYTANEYAQRMNNKDFAGYRDWRLPTPEEAATLYDRRKRNLDKDGDKIFIDSMFPKGAGWSTWTNEEKRNKAVTVSYKDEGGQSYQDKISGVDAFLRLVRNAH; encoded by the coding sequence ATGAATATGTCGTCACGAACTATCTCGAAAATAACGCTTAGTTTTTTTGTTCTCTTCTTTTCTTTCAATGCCTGGGCTGATGGCTTGCCGGGGAAAAAGCCTGTTTCTCAATCTGCTGACAAACGTTTTTTCAATTATGCCGATGGTACAACACTGGATAATAAAACAGGTTTGTTATGGATGACTCAGGATTATTGGCAAAAGGAAGCTAAATGGGTCAACTGGTACACAGCTAACGAGTATGCTCAACGTATGAACAACAAAGATTTCGCAGGTTATCGTGACTGGCGGTTGCCCACCCCCGAAGAGGCTGCGACTCTGTATGACCGCAGAAAACGTAATCTGGACAAGGATGGTGATAAAATTTTTATCGACAGCATGTTTCCCAAAGGAGCGGGCTGGAGTACCTGGACCAATGAGGAAAAACGCAATAAAGCGGTGACCGTCTCCTACAAAGATGAAGGCGGTCAGTCTTATCAGGATAAAATTTCTGGAGTGGATGCTTTTTTAAGGCTGGTTCGTAACGCTCACTAG
- a CDS encoding methyltransferase domain-containing protein, protein MKILYDTKRIAILTTLLFLCSASSLLAKPKDKERWNSKYKTDIYLFGEQPIPFLVNNFHILPKGKVLDIAMGEGRNGVYLATQGFDVTGLDISERGLEKAHKLAEKNNVSIRTKVVDLETHRLEPNSYDVILCTYYMQRNLFKQFESALKPGGMIVVETYNVDYLKYARFSRKWALDTNELLDIFKGLRVIRYQDFDNGKEAYSSIIAQKPE, encoded by the coding sequence ATGAAAATATTATATGATACCAAGCGCATAGCAATTTTAACGACACTATTGTTTCTATGTTCTGCCAGTTCCTTGCTCGCAAAACCGAAAGATAAAGAACGCTGGAACAGTAAATATAAAACAGACATTTACCTGTTTGGTGAACAGCCTATTCCCTTTCTGGTCAATAACTTTCACATTTTGCCAAAGGGGAAAGTTCTTGATATCGCTATGGGAGAAGGAAGAAACGGGGTTTATCTTGCCACCCAGGGGTTCGATGTCACAGGTCTTGATATTTCCGAAAGGGGACTGGAAAAGGCACATAAACTGGCGGAAAAAAATAACGTGTCAATCAGGACAAAAGTCGTTGACCTTGAAACTCATAGGCTGGAACCCAACAGCTACGATGTGATCCTCTGCACTTATTATATGCAAAGGAATCTTTTCAAACAGTTCGAGTCTGCCCTGAAACCCGGCGGAATGATTGTTGTTGAAACCTATAATGTTGACTACCTGAAATATGCCCGGTTCAGCCGGAAATGGGCACTAGACACCAACGAACTGCTTGATATCTTCAAAGGCCTGAGAGTCATCCGTTATCAGGACTTTGACAATGGCAAAGAAGCCTATTCCAGTATCATCGCCCAAAAACCTGAGTGA
- a CDS encoding bile acid:sodium symporter family protein gives MTGASLALWKPETATWFQPGWIPYFLGIIMLSMGLTLDFDDFSRVLKIPKSILLGVVLQYTIMPGLGYALALAFNLPIDFVIGLILVACCPGGTASNVVCFIAKTHVALSVSLTTCSTLLAVLLTPLLTTWWVESISMELTGLKVDVDTLGLLLKTLKVVILPVLAGVFLNHYFHRMVKKVEAYTPFLAVLSIVFIVDFILAAKKTAILDIGTSLIFAVITLHLFGFVLGYVLSRLFQFTEKDAQTVSIEVGMQNSGLATELARSNFSNYGLATVPGAISALTHCILGSITAGLCRWRNANTQK, from the coding sequence ATGACGGGCGCATCTCTGGCCTTGTGGAAACCAGAAACCGCCACCTGGTTTCAACCTGGTTGGATCCCCTATTTTCTTGGAATCATCATGTTGAGCATGGGGCTCACGCTGGACTTCGATGATTTTTCCAGAGTCCTCAAGATCCCAAAGTCCATCCTGCTGGGGGTAGTGCTTCAATATACAATCATGCCGGGACTTGGTTATGCCCTGGCTCTTGCCTTCAACCTACCCATTGATTTTGTGATCGGGCTCATCCTGGTTGCCTGTTGTCCTGGAGGAACTGCTTCAAACGTTGTGTGCTTTATCGCGAAAACCCATGTCGCGCTTTCAGTCAGTCTGACGACCTGTTCAACGCTCCTGGCTGTCCTGCTCACTCCGCTTTTAACAACCTGGTGGGTGGAGTCCATCTCGATGGAACTGACCGGGTTGAAGGTCGATGTTGATACTTTGGGGCTTCTGCTTAAAACTTTGAAGGTGGTCATACTTCCTGTTTTAGCCGGGGTTTTTCTGAACCATTATTTTCACCGCATGGTTAAGAAAGTAGAGGCCTACACTCCTTTTCTCGCTGTACTTTCTATTGTCTTCATTGTTGACTTTATTCTTGCTGCCAAGAAAACGGCAATTCTGGATATCGGCACATCATTAATCTTCGCGGTGATCACCCTGCACCTTTTTGGATTTGTATTGGGGTATGTTTTATCACGTCTGTTCCAGTTCACCGAGAAGGACGCACAAACCGTATCTATCGAGGTGGGGATGCAAAACTCAGGTCTGGCTACAGAACTTGCAAGAAGTAATTTTTCAAACTATGGGCTGGCTACCGTTCCTGGCGCAATATCCGCCCTCACCCACTGCATATTAGGCAGTATCACTGCAGGCCTTTGCCGCTGGCGTAATGCAAACACACAAAAATGA